One Vanessa atalanta chromosome 15, ilVanAtal1.2, whole genome shotgun sequence genomic window, atggtaaataattcttacagctccattgtctatgggtggataccacttaccatcaggaggcccattttctccataaaaaaaattaaaattcaaatgctgctagcattcttgccccCGTTCTACGCGGTCATAATTTAGACAGGGACTATTTGTTTAATTCTTATTCTTATATAGTTGCCTTAACTATATAAGAAATTTATGCTAataattcatatgtaaataatatatatagttgtaattatatatataataattgttattattaataaatagcacccgtacgaagccggggCAGGTTGCTAGTGatatataaagagataaaaacAAGTAGAACAAAATAGCTTTTAGCAGTTACATAGACATAAACTTTTAAGTGTAAAGATAATGCAATATCGTATGAAACTGCTAACTCTTATCACAGAGTCAATGATTCGTGTGTATATTACGTATCGATATTATTTGGATCACATCAGTACTAAGTGaatcttttatacatatacgtattgaaatattgtatttagaaAAACGTTTTCCGAATCACGCTAACGTTTGGTTCacttagacgacctccgtggtcgagtagtgtgtacaccggttttcatgggtacgccactctgaggtcccgggttcgattcccggccgagtcgatgtagaaaaagttcattagttttctatgttgtcttgggtctgggtgtctgtggtaccgtcgttacttctgatttccataacacaagtgctttagctacttacattgggatcagagtaatgtatgtgatgttgtccaatatttatttattattattattatttattactactatatatataagtactttGAAATATAGAGATGGTCCCCACCGACTACATTCTGAGCCGAGGTCCGATCTCATAgaagacaccctcaggacgaacgtcactctcgagcttAAAAGGGTTCAATTTTAAGGCTGAGTCTTGCACTCCTCCCAACTTCCGGTGACGCTGtgaaggccagtagggccaacagcactacATCATccaggaaaaaaaaatagagttggtgtttgtacaatatttatattattatgcttCTTAAGTTAGCCGTAAGGTTTACACCAAATTGgtaaaaacttaaacaaatatcattaatatcgaCTGAACCACGTTCTTAGCCAATAGCGATTATGACCAATAGTTAGAGATGATGCATGACTGCAGAAAAACCGTCAAAATGTGTCACAATTTGCAAAACTACTGGTGCACTGTCTATTCGCTCTTAATCCGATTGAATGTTAAAGATATTAATAGCTGTATTGCGTTTATCAGTTATTAACATAAGTCTGGGTCCTATCATCTTCACTGTGACTCACGTATTGGGTTAAGATGATCCTGATTGTTacgataattaaaatgatattatatatagataattgtGATGACGTTAATGAAAAAACGACACTACAagacatgaaaaatattttataaatgaaaacactAAGACATACATTTACTTGCGAAATAAATATGACCACGGTCTTATCATAGGTCCAATTCGATTAAGTACAACATACTATAAGTTCACAAATGATTGCGTAATGTAAAACGTTTGACTTTAAACATATCGGACAACCAAAAGTTCACTCTTTATATCgccaaaaattaattaaaaacaagttgAAACACCCATCAAAAGTGTTAATGGATAAGGCCGACCCATAAATCTCGACAAAGGTCAAGGGAtacgattaataaattaaacgcaGTACGTTAACACAGGAATATTCATTGCggttataatatatgataaatgtaGGGAGGAATATGCAGAGTCACATGGATGGAATACAATGAAGCGCTTAGTCTACCATCCACTGAAATGAAATACTACAATGAGGATACACACCACGCAGTAGTTATGGCAACTAAGGTAAGCATTTTATGAATTTACTGGAAACAAATGATGGTTTACGAGTTTCAATACaatgtaacatatttattgattCAATATAAGAACttatgttattgaaataaatttgttggTTACTGAATTTAACAATGCGCATTGTATCAAAATAGCAGTTGCAGAATCGTTTTATTATTGAGTCATAAggatttcaaatgtttttaataattatacaaactgtttttgtattgaattaGGTTTTGGATTAGATTacctatttatttcataacaaaagatatacatgttttaatagtttaatggttaatttaatgacgtcataatataggaataattaaaaaaataaaaacaatttaagctTACTATAATTTTTCTGTTTCAAGTTATTTCTTTACCTTgagatacattttaataagcgagattaattatctatttattttgttataaatttaataaataacattttaagatGAAAATGATCGTTGTTCGGGGCGACTAACCGGTGTGCCTAGGTGCGGTCAGTTCGTTCTCATCTGCCCATTGTGTACGTTATCCCGGAGTTCTCTTGAGTTTAGAACAATAAACATAACACGATAAGCTTAGCTTCGTCCACACATGTTAactattagaatataaattagaaagtGTATTGACTAAACGTtccattgaaataaatgtaataataattattggtgataatatttttattattaagatcaaAAGAGAACACATTGAAAATATTcaggaaagaaataaaaaaaataaacatacatttatttccaTTGATATATGAATATACAGTGTGCAGTAATGTATGACggaatttaaaagtactttagtTAAATTTGTATACTTACTGGTCACCGGCCACGGGTTCAAACGCGTCGGGAAGCTGCGAGTATTAGGAACACTTTTCCGATACAAAAAGTAACTCAAGTACTTTATTGctatactattaattaaatatactattaattgATCATCTATTTCtatgccaaatttcatccaaatccgGTCAGCCGATTCATGACAAACATCCATCAATCCAAACTTTCGCATCTATAATGTTAGTTAGTATTCGTTTTTACACTAAGATTCTACGGTTGTGTTTAACTCGGcctcttaaaaatttaaactcatGTCAAAAACACTTGTTGTTTAAGGCATACTACTTAATACAAGACTACATTAAAGATAATACAGCGtcgacttagtatttgttgatttatatgcaggatatatgtacatttataaatgtaattgctctttattgacataatctctaattaaaattatggactagagtagctactgagtttctggccggctcttctcggtagGATTTACTTTCCGGAATGGtggctttacttttaattcaaaactTTAACATGACGACTTAAAGTGCTTTTATTAacctttttgaataaagaatatgagataattacatatatttccttattattttattttgatatatttatttagtatatcttaatatttttggcTGGCTGACAAGAACACTAGTCCTACAACCAAGTTGTTActtaactgatggtaagtggtcaccaccacccgttgacaatggcgttgttagaaatattaagcattccttacatcgccaatgcaccaccatccttagctacactgactcactgacccttcaaaccggaacacaacatcactgagtactgctgtttggcagttgaATATCTGGAAGGTAGTAACCTACCCAGataggtttgcacaaagcctaccaaaaagtaaatttaatttatcgttatcttgtttcatttctattttatttacactaaagCTCCTTTAAAACTATCAAACACAAAAACAACAATGGAGAAAATGACGCCGAACTGTTTTTATATAGTACTAGTTGTCTCCTGCGGCTTCAATCGCATTTTAGAGGTTGACTGGCTTTcggttttagttttaaaaagtaacgTCCTTCCTTGTGGTTTGATTTATTGGTTTATCCGTTAAAGTGTAACATACAGACGGACAGAAAGAGctacttccgcatttataatataagatcattttaattattcaaaagaatattttttatccataaaGATCtctgattatataattataataatactagtagtTTTTAAATACCATCCACATCTAGGCCACAAAACAAACTAGTACCGTGTTCGTAATAGTTAATAGCGTAAGAAGCGTCGTAATAATGCTCgtatgttgaaaatatttcttaacaaacataaaataacacttGATTCCAATACACTCGTTTTGGCTAGGTCGACTTGTGACCTGCGGTTCAAATAAAGAACAGAATATTTAACGGAAGTGGTACGCCTCCATGTCGTAAGTGTTATAACGTACATCTCAATGATGGTAGTGGTTGGAACTCTTCAATTGTAACCAAACATAGCGAGTGCAAACCCAAATAAGCGTTactgaatttgcatgtgtttaatttgtgttaataattgttaaatcttGTACTTAGCAAAATAACGTGTAGAATCctacatgtataaataaatatatggcacacatttaaataagataataatttttcgttccgtttatatattttttgtttttctttgtaatatGTTTGAccttaacaattataatactatcaatattttagtattaacatTTCCGTGATGGTCCCGGATTAGAATAGGACCTCCCCAACTCTAcccgtgggtgtcgtaagaggcgactaagggtatTCAAGGCCCACTGCATATCACCTGCACTTAGGGCTACCCGCACGGTGGCGGGTAAACCACCACGACAGCATTCCCAAGGAGGGTTGGTGTCAGGCAGGCGGCCGACCATAAAATCTTAAGCCAAAACCCTTAGCAGCATGGATACTAAAAACCATTCGAGTGATAGGGCTAGGGCGTACCCCACAGGCGACGCGCAGGGGCAGCACCCGGCTCCTGTGGGAAATGGACAAGGGTTGTCGCACCGAAACGGGCGGGTGCGACGTAAGAAGCGAGCTCGAAGTGTGAGAGAGTTAAAATTGAGGTGTGCAAGTTGGAATGTAGGAACGATGTCTGGAAGAGGAAGAGAGCTAGCAGATGTTTTAAAAAGGCGACGGATAAATGCAGCGTGCCTGCAAGAGACAAAGTGGAAGGGTGCAAGGGCTAGGGAAATCGGAGaaggatataaattattttattgtggaaGTGATGGCAAGAGAAATGGTGTGGGTATAGTTTTAGATAGTAGGTTAAAAGAATGTGTGGTGGATATAAAAAGAGCGAATGATAGACTGATAGCGATTAAACTGATTGTGGACGGCATGACACTGAATCTGGTAAGTGTGTATGCGCCGCAGTCAGGCTGTGAGGAGAGCGTGAAAGAAAAGTTTTGGGAGGACTTTGATTGCCTGCTGATGAATATACAGGATAGCGAGGAAGTCTACGTGGGTGGTGATTTTAATGGCCATGTAGGAAGAGAGAATGATGGATATGAGAGAGTGCATGGTGGGTGGGGATTGGGAAACCGGAACGCTGACGGTGAGACACTTTTACAAGCTGCCTGTGCCTTCGACCTGGCTATAACAAACACGTGGTTTAAGAAAAAAGAGGAACACCTAATAACCTACAAGAGTGGCCACCACGCGACACAGATAGACTACTTCTTAGTGAGGCGGAGGAGTCTATGCTGTGTCAAAAACTGTAAAGTGCTGCCAGGCGAAGCATTAGTCGCCCAACATAGGCTTGTGGTGATGGATGTTAAATTAAGTGTCTCCCCCAGAAACAGCCAAATACGGCCCCCTCCAAAGACAAGATGGCGTATGTTAGAGAATGATGAATGTGCTAGTAGATTTAGGAATCATATAGTggagaaaattatagaaatgaatgagATGGAAGAGAAATTGGTAGATGATTGTTGGAATGAGATGGCCAGGCACATAAGGAAGGTCGCAAAGGATGTGTTTGGAGAGTCGAAAGGAAAAGGTCTGATAGATAGGGATACATGGTGGTGGAATTTGGAAGTGCAAAATGTACTGAGAGAGAAGAAAGTGGCATTTAAAGAATGGCAGGTTGTAAAAAATGTGAATACAagtttaaaagatgaaaaaaaggAAGTTTACAAGGAATTTAAGAGGAGAGCAAAGAAGGCGGTAGCAGTGGCCAGAGCTAAGGCACAAGAAAAGTTGTACAACTCACTGGACAGCCCTAGAGGCCAGAAGGAACTCTACCGAATtacgaaagagagagaaagacgatcgagagatataacacatatcaaatgcatgaaagatgaggctggtaaggtgttatgtagagatgaggaaataaaagagcgatggaagatttattttgaaaagcttatgaatgaagagaatgactggaatggtattctccaagaggcacaagtaaataagggattagtaagagaaataagcatggatgagataatgacagcagtcaaaagtatgaaaaatgggaaggctttgggtccagatgacataccagttgaagtatggaaggtgttaaagactgacggatgtatgtggttgactttattcttcaataagttGTTGCATGAAGAAACCATCCCTCAAGAATGGTGCAGTAGTTCGCTAGTGCCCATCTTCAAAAACAAAGGGGATATACAGGATTGCAACAACTATAGAgggataaagctcatgtcacatactatgaaaatatgggagaaggtaatagagagaagattgcgagaagagagtgaaattgcccaaaatcagtttgggtttatgtcaggtcgagggacaatggacgctatttttgcactccgccaattgtgcgagaagtacagacgtgctcacaagaacctgcacatggtattcattgatctcgagaaagcctatgatagggtgcctcgtgaagtgttatggtgggcattgaaagagaaaggtttgcctgggaagtatgtggagttagtccgtgctatgtacaggggatcctgtacctacgtccgatcgtctgccggcaacactgaccagttcagtgtggctgtagggttgcaccaagggtcggctctaagtccttacctcttcctgctgattatggacgctctaacggcgaacatacaggaggaggcaccctggtgcatgctttttgccgacgacattgtactggttggtgaagatggacctgagatccagaatagattggaagattggcaacagaaactggagaatgttggcttgaaaatcagtagaacgaagactgaatacatgttctgcgatttcggcggtctctccggtcctgaagccatagcgcttgatggcgtagcccttccagtctgctccgacttccggtatctcggttcactcattcaaggcgatggcgaaatagatcgaacggtaaagcacaggattaacacagggtggatgaaatggcggcaggttacgggaacaatttgtgacccccgtattccccttagacttaaggggaagatctataagaccatgatcagacctgctattctatatggatcagagtgttgggctataaaagggatgactgaaagacaattgcatgtggcggagatgagaatgctgagagcaatgtgtggtgttacgcgaatggatagagtaaggaatgagtacataagaggaagtttgaaagtggcaccggtaaccgagaagctatctggaaaccggctgtcttggtatgggcatgttatgcggaggaatgaggaccatgttgtgagaaaggttttgagtatggatgtggatggatatagaggtaggggacgacccaagaaacgatggatggattgtgtgaaagacgatatggttagaaagaatgttacttgtgagatgacgtctgacagagaagtatggaagaagaagacatgctgcgccgaccccaagtaaaattgggataagggcaggaggatgatgattttagtattaacattacatatatatactgatATATATGTGACGCTAGACGTTCTCTGCCTTTTAGGGATGCGGATGAGCCAAGGGGTCACCTGAAGGTAAGTACACCACCAACATCAGGAGCTACAACTCTAGGTTGGTAGCTTATTGgtgaatatttacaatttcttacagcgctcatgtctatgggcggtggtaaccataacattgtaatgttatgttccttgtgtctgtagtggTAAACACTATCCCTTCCCTTtagattaaaaactaaataatgctGTTTCACGGTAAAGTATCTGATGCGATTGAACAAAGTCCAAAGAACAAAGTCAAGTAATGCgtacataaatattactaacattTCCATCAATATTCGACGCCGTTACCATTTCCAAAATACTCTGAGCTGAGGACTTAACAGTAAAATGTCATGTAGATATAAAAGTTTACAATTAGGAACGGGTTTAGCTCATAAGCAGCTCGATATGTTGCCATGTTATGTTAAGGTTACATATTCATACTTTTAATAGAGATAACCAGaacatttattaagtaaaatatttataatccaagattattgtgaaataataaCCGTGTAAATGTAGAGGAATATTTTCTCTCGTGAAGGAGACGCCAGCTTACGTAACCCATCACTGCGGATTCGTGAATacaaattcacaaaaaaaaacctttttttcacGCATTtgttgtaactatttttaaccgacttcaaagaaAAATGAAGTCTTCTCAATtcgattgtatttttatgtttgttaatcaGAACCCTATCATTTTGAACCGTTGGATTGGATTtggaattttctatttttatttggtaagtATGCTTCCGCATTGGTTCCATTTATATTTCTAGAAAATTATCAACAGTAaggatatacaattttaattattatttgttttctcgggtattatttcttaatagtttttcttttgttaaaatttgatACTTTTAAAAACAGGACTAAATGACAGCTGTTAATATCCCATTAATGGCAAAGAGGTGGCTGACCACCTCTCATCGTGATCTCTCGAAAAAAGAGCTTAGAACATATTTCATCATGCTGCCACGTTGTGCcggcagaatttcattcaacatattatacaaatattcttacgatatatatttttttcatttttactattgataaatatacattaataaaatttatctttattaaccTATTAAAACGATTCCCTTACTTAAATTGTCTtagttgtattgtttttttatatgtatgttagtcttatttaacttaatatagtattatatataattttacttaacaaaaaaacacTAAGTTTGGTAATAAGAGACTCGATGCTGAAATGTtcgagttaataaataaataattagcctTAATATCTGATTGTGTGAGACTTTTCTTTCAAAGTATAATAGTACTTATTATTCATAGTTTGTAATTCGGATTCCGGTATTACACGTTGGATTCCAGTCTGCTTTCTAAGATAACATTGCCCACGCGCACACCGAATTTATTCAGAAAATGAAGCTATGAAACTTTATGAATACGGCATGTCCATTGATAACAaatattgtgattataatttttttatacgaaatgGATAGGTGGATGTGCAATAGGCCACTtgaaattggcgctgtaagaaaaattaatcattccttaaagCTTCAACCTCAGGAACAAAGATATGATGAACCtcgtacctgtaattacactggttcacttacctttcaaaccgaCACATTCCTTTACgttaaaatactaagtattactgttaaGTAGTAGTTATATGATGAGTAAATTGTAAGTACCCAGAACTAATTAGGTTATTTCTAGAAATAAAACTACCTTTTATTACTTTACCTTCCGGTAAAGCATCGAAGTAAATAGTAGACATTTGTGGATAATTAAGCATTcaagaacatttttaaatttaatgacttACAAGGTTCGTATACACTTTTGTAAATTTAGTATATCATTCGTGATCGGATCATACATTAACCGGGAAATAAAAATTTTTCGACCCgcttccaccaacccgcattggagaagcgtgatGAAATacgctgcaaaccttctcctcaaagggagaggaggcctttagcccagcagtgggaaatttacaagctgctaatgtaatgtatgtaaatttttcgTAACACAAATGCACTCCAATAAATGCCGAGTccaattatttcttacatcatcGTCGAAATCCAAAACACATTCTTCGCTATTGACCCAAGGTATTTTGTTTGCTCATTCGAGAGCCCATCAGAGGGTCCTCGAACAAAATCGGAACTCAGCGCGCTTCATTTCCAAAAAATAACTTCAAGGATCACTCGACTGTCGGACcgagtttttatttgttaagctTTGGTCACAcatctgttatattttttgacataatGAAATGATACGATTCTTTCGAGGATTTTCCTTTATACTGAGGTGGTCTGACTCCGTTGTAAATTTCGACAGTCACCGCTCATTAATGTCACTACTGGATAACGGATTTCTTTTGTTATTGACATTAATCTACTGCCTTACTTTCAATATGACAAACGtctcattaataatacattcattGCAAAATATAAGAGgaattgcaaaattaaataacgaatatttatttgattgacaaGATTTGAAGGCACGaattttaaaatctacattattttcttatttcatttataGTTGGGCGGACTGCCAAACCGACCGCAAGACGTTAAGTGGTCGAgtgctgtaacaaatattattcattctttacatcgccaatggccACGGACTTTGGGAACTAAAACGATACGTCCCTTATGTTTGTAACTCAAATTGAAACTCAACAATATTGCACAGTATTGTTGTATGGCGGTGATGAtgagtacctacctagacgggcttgcacaaagccgtgtAAAACTCTATTTAGTGCGGGTATCGCTTATTTGTCTATCTATCGTATAATCAGCGTAAGTCGATAACCAAAATTCcgcgaaaaaaatacaaagtaatttcttacagaatataacTTCTGACTTacaaaataaaaggaaattGGAACGCACAAAACATTATATTGCTACAAAATAAGTGAATACAAACTCCCAATATTACGAAACAAtgcatatttttgttaatacgtcaataattaaGTTCACAGGACTTTTCCgagtgataaaatattttggtaagaaataaagaaattccgcttttcacttaaaaaaaaaagaaatctttaTTGAATGATTCGATAAAATGAcggtaataatatattcattctaATGAAAAAGTATCATCAAATACCCGACTTTAATAAACA contains:
- the LOC125069558 gene encoding craniofacial development protein 2-like is translated as MDTKNHSSDRARAYPTGDAQGQHPAPVGNGQGLSHRNGRVRRKKRARSVRELKLRCASWNVGTMSGRGRELADVLKRRRINAACLQETKWKGARAREIGEGYKLFYCGSDGKRNGVGIVLDSRLKECVVDIKRANDRLIAIKLIVDGMTLNLVSVYAPQSGCEESVKEKFWEDFDCLLMNIQDSEEVYVGGDFNGHVGRENDGYERVHGGWGLGNRNADGETLLQAACAFDLAITNTWFKKKEEHLITYKSGHHATQIDYFLVRRRSLCCVKNCKVLPGEALVAQHRLVVMDVKLSVSPRNSQIRPPPKTRWRMLENDECASRFRNHIVEKIIEMNEMEEKLVDDCWNEMARHIRKVAKDVFGESKGKGLIDRDTWWWNLEVQNVLREKKVAFKEWQVVKNVNTSLKDEKKEVYKEFKRRAKKAVAVARAKAQEKLSCKEPWHRVWIIDDAPQNVS